The genome window GTTGTAAAAGATGTTCCTGCCACTTATTCAAATTATAGAGCAAAAAAAAGCTTAAAAGAGTACTTAGAAGAAAACAACGTAATTGGAATTTTTGGCGTAGATACAAGAGCGGTAGTTAGAGTTTTAAGAGACTATGGAGTAATGAAAGGATACATCGGCATTGGTGATATTTCACCCCAAGAAGCGGTAAGAAAAGCAAGAAGTGTTCCGGATATTTCACAGCTAAATTTAGTTAAGGAAGTGTCAACATCAAAAGTTTATAGATGGACTCAAAAAAGTTGGAAATGGCCGGAGGGTTATACGGAGCAAACAGAATTTCATTATAAAGTTGCAGTAATAGACTATGGCGTTAAAAAAGATATTTTAAGACTTCTTGCTGATAGAAATTTAGAGCTAATATGTTTTCCTCACAACGTTTCAGCAGAAGAGGTGTTAAGCATAAATCCGGATGGAATTTTCTTATCAAATGGACCGGGAGACCCGGCAATTTTAACCTATCAGATACAGCAGATAAAGAAACTTATTGCTTCAGAAAAGCCAATCTTTGGTATATGTCTTGGACATCAGCTTTTATCTTGGGCTTTTGGAAGTAGAACTTATAAGCTCGAATTTGGTCATCA of Sulfurihydrogenibium sp. contains these proteins:
- the carA gene encoding glutamine-hydrolyzing carbamoyl-phosphate synthase small subunit; amino-acid sequence: MERAILALEDGHFFYGYAFSGYKLKETGGEVIFNTSMTGYQEILTDPSYKGQIVVMTGAEIGNYGINDEDSQSDRIWVNGFVVKDVPATYSNYRAKKSLKEYLEENNVIGIFGVDTRAVVRVLRDYGVMKGYIGIGDISPQEAVRKARSVPDISQLNLVKEVSTSKVYRWTQKSWKWPEGYTEQTEFHYKVAVIDYGVKKDILRLLADRNLELICFPHNVSAEEVLSINPDGIFLSNGPGDPAILTYQIQQIKKLIASEKPIFGICLGHQLLSWAFGSRTYKLEFGHHGGNHPVKNLKTGRVEITAQNHNYATDESKLPQDVEITHINLNDNTVEGMRHKNYPVFSIQHHPEAAPGPHDSFYIFDEFYNLIKACKK